The nucleotide sequence CCGCGCAGACGAGCGTCGCGAACGCGGCGCCGGTGCGGATCGAGCTGCCGCGGAAGGCGGGTGCCCCGGCATGACGAGCGACGCACCGATCCGGTCGAGGCCGCCGCGTTCCGGCATGCAGAGCGTCGCGCCGAAACGGCCCGCGTTGCTGCCGAAGGCAGGTGCCCGTCCATGATGGGTCCCGGCTGGTACCTGCGCCGGCTGTCCCGGATGGGGCCGGCGGAGGTCGTCGGCCGCGCGCGGCACGCCGTCGTCCAGCGGCAGTGGCGGTCCGCGCTGCCGACGCCGCCCGATTGGCCGTCGCACCCGCGCTTCACCGCGACGCTGCCCGCCGGCGTGCTGGGCAAGGTGTCCGGCGAGGCGGTCAAGCGGCTGCTGGCCACGGCCGACGAGCTGATGGCGGGCCGCGCGGAGTACTTCGGCGTCGAGCGCACGGATTTCGAGGCGCCCGACTGGTTCCTCGACCCGAAGACCGGGCGTCGCGCGCCCTCGGACGAGTACGCGTTCGACGTGCCGTACCGGTCGGAGGACACGGTCGGCGACATCAAGCAGATCTGGGAGCCGTCGCGCCACCAGCACCTCACCGTGCTGGCCGCGGCATACGCCCTGACGGGTTCTTCGGCGTACGCGGTTCGCGTGGCGGAGCACCTGCGGTCTTGGTGGGCGGCGAATCCGCCGTTGCGAGGGCCGCACTGGGTGAGCGGTATCGAGCTGGGCATCCGGCTCCTGTCGTGGGTCTGGACGCGCCGCCTGCTCGACGGCTGGGCGGGTGCCGCGGAACTGTTCGAGGAGAACCCGGACTTCCAGCTCCAGCTGTGGCACCACCAGAACTGGCTCGAGACGCTGCGCAGCCACGGCTCGTCGGCGAACAACCACGTGATCGCCGAGGACGCCGGGTTGCTGGCCGCGGCGTGCGCGTTCGGCTGGTTCCCGGAGTCGGCGGGCTGGCGCGCCGCGGCGATGCGCTCGCTGGACGTCCAGCTGGCGCGCAACACGTTCGCCTCCGGTCTCAACGCGGAACTCGCGTCGGAGTACCACGGCCTGGTGCTCGAACTCGGCCTGGCGGCGGCGATCGAGGCCGACGCCGCGGGCACGCCGGTGCCGGATTCGACGTGGGAGGTCCTGCTCCGGATGACCGACGCCCTGGCGTCCATTGTGGACAACAGGCTCCGGCCGCCCCGCCAGGGCGACGCCGACGACGGCTTCGGCCTGATCGTCGACGGCGCGGCGACTGACCGCTGGGCCTCCTTGCTGGGCTCCGGTGAGGCGCTGTTCGGCCGCCTGGACTGGTGGCCACCGGTCCCGGGCGACGACGTACGGACACCTCTGCTGGCATCGTTGGTGTCGCGGACTCCACGCGCTTCGGGCGTCCGCCCCGGCCGCCGTCCGGCGCACCTGCGCGACGCGGGAATGACGATCCTGCGTTCGGGCCCGCTGTGGGTCCGCTGCGACGGAGGTCCCCACGGATTCCTGTCGATCGCGGCCCACGCCCACGCGGACGCGCTCTCGCTGGAGGTCCGCCACGACGGCGTGGATGTGCTCGCCGACCCGGGCACGTTCTGCTACCACGGCGAGCCGCAGTGGCGCTCGTACTTCCGGTCGACGCTGGGCCACAACACGCTCGAGCTGGCGGGCCGCGACCAGTCGGTGTCGGGTGGCCCGTTCCTGTGGACCCGCCACGCGGTGACGAAGGTCCTGGAGGTCCACACCCCGGACAACGGACCGGCCCGCTGGTCGGCAGCCCACGACGGCTACGCCCCGGCAATCCACCGCCGCACGGTCGAGCTGGACGGCGAGGTCCTGAAGATCGTCGACGACGTGCTGGGCGGGGGTTCGCCGGGCGCAGCCCGCTTGGCGTTCCACTTCGGCCCGACGGTGACGGTCATGCTCGACGGCACCACGGCCCGCCTCCGCTGGACGGTCGCCCCGGATGGGCCCGATTCGTTCGCGGAGGAGGGGAGCAGCGGCGGTTCCTCGGCCGACGGTGGGCGTGCGGCCGGTTCCCTGGTTGCCGATCCGCTGGTCGCCGGTGGCGGGCACGAGCCCGGTTCCGCCGCTGCGGGGGGCCGGGCCGGTTCCGTGGCTGCCGATCCGCTCGTCGGGCGGGTTTCCGGTTCGCTCGCCGGCGTTGTGCGCACCGCCGTCATGGAATTGCCCGCCGGACTCTCTTGGACCGTGCACCGTGGTGCTGCCGAGCCGCCGTTGGGCTGGTACTCCGCGGGGTTCGGGCGGAAGGAACCCGCCACCACCCTCATCGGCTCCGGGTCGCCCGGTCACCTCACCACCCTGCTCCGCTTCAGTTAGGACCCGCCCGTGACAGCCCGCCGCTTCCGACTCGGCCGTGCAGCTCCGCTGCTCGGTGTCCTGCTCACGGTCGCGGCGTGCTCGGGTGGCCCCGACACCGACGGTGGTCCGGCCCAGGCCACCGCGGCCCCCAGCGGGTCGGTCGCCGCCGTGTGTGACAAGCAGCCGGCGGGACCGGCCGCCGCGCCCGCGGGTGCCGTTGTCGTCGATCCCGCCGTGCCGGGGGACCTGGCGGCGAAGACCCGCTCGGCCGGGTCGGGCACCACCTTCTGGCTCAAGGCCGGCAAGCACATCCTCGGCGACGACAAGTACGACCAGGTGTCCCCCAAGGACGGCGACGTCTACATCGGTGCGCCCGGCGCGGTCGTCGACGGCCGGAAGATCAACCAGTACGCCTTCACCGGCCACGCGGTCGACGTCAAGATCACCTACGTGACCGTGCAGGGCTTCGCCGCCCCGCACGACGAAGGCGTGGTCAACCACGACTCCGGCGACGGCTGGGTGATCGAGCACTCGACCATCCAGGACAACGACGGTGCCGGCCTCATGGCGGGCGCGCGCCAGCAGGTGCGCGGCAACTGCC is from Amycolatopsis mediterranei and encodes:
- a CDS encoding heparinase II/III domain-containing protein produces the protein MMGPGWYLRRLSRMGPAEVVGRARHAVVQRQWRSALPTPPDWPSHPRFTATLPAGVLGKVSGEAVKRLLATADELMAGRAEYFGVERTDFEAPDWFLDPKTGRRAPSDEYAFDVPYRSEDTVGDIKQIWEPSRHQHLTVLAAAYALTGSSAYAVRVAEHLRSWWAANPPLRGPHWVSGIELGIRLLSWVWTRRLLDGWAGAAELFEENPDFQLQLWHHQNWLETLRSHGSSANNHVIAEDAGLLAAACAFGWFPESAGWRAAAMRSLDVQLARNTFASGLNAELASEYHGLVLELGLAAAIEADAAGTPVPDSTWEVLLRMTDALASIVDNRLRPPRQGDADDGFGLIVDGAATDRWASLLGSGEALFGRLDWWPPVPGDDVRTPLLASLVSRTPRASGVRPGRRPAHLRDAGMTILRSGPLWVRCDGGPHGFLSIAAHAHADALSLEVRHDGVDVLADPGTFCYHGEPQWRSYFRSTLGHNTLELAGRDQSVSGGPFLWTRHAVTKVLEVHTPDNGPARWSAAHDGYAPAIHRRTVELDGEVLKIVDDVLGGGSPGAARLAFHFGPTVTVMLDGTTARLRWTVAPDGPDSFAEEGSSGGSSADGGRAAGSLVADPLVAGGGHEPGSAAAGGRAGSVAADPLVGRVSGSLAGVVRTAVMELPAGLSWTVHRGAAEPPLGWYSAGFGRKEPATTLIGSGSPGHLTTLLRFS